From Streptomyces sp. 6-11-2, one genomic window encodes:
- a CDS encoding S41 family peptidase has translation MSYLRLPHLSGDLLCFVAEDDLWLAPLDGAGRAWRLTVDRTKVGPPRFSPDGRHIAYTSWRSLVPEIHLVAVDGGPARQLTYWGSTDTRVCGWAPPDEHDRTDILAVASHGEPFSYFTWAYKVGTDGSPGRKLPWGPVSDLQVADVDGGHKTLLLTGTPPHEPASWKRYRGGATGRLWLHGQRLLADVGGHLACPMFVGGRIAFLSDHEGVGNLYSCAPDGSDLRRHTDHDAFYARHASSDGTRVVYQCAGDLWIVDDLSADSVPRRLEVRPSGPQAGRRRYQVPAAQHVDGISVDETGRASAVVVRGSLHWLTHRDGPARTLIDTPGVRIRLPEMLGETGQVAYVTDADGEDAVEITHLPRASGTRPLRRLASGRLGRVLETASDPAGERLALATHDGRLLLLDISDAGDASNVNEGEASEGTEAVAGAAPNGETSAGPDTAGGPEDAGAPAATGAPEGPAAIAADTDAADGPADCLTELVRSVNGPVRDLAFSPDGAWLTWSHPGVGRSLRQIRMARIQDRLIVDVTNGRFEDENPVFTRDGRYLAFLSWRGFDPVYDVHTGDLSFPLGCKPYLVPLSSATPSPFALNPEGRPAAGGLDPVEDEETGESGAVTVEVEGLANRVTPFPVIASKYSALHPVAGGGLVWLRWPISGALGETFVNPDDTTGRPTLEHFNISKAKKYELVGHLDWFAVSGDGTRLVVVDEGDLRAVPSTEIGDSDTTTWIDLRRILHVVDPAAEWRQSYEEAGRLIRAYFWEPDMCGIDWDAVLAQYRPLVERVASPDEFADLLREVLGELGTSHAYVSPARRNEGPAHYQRLQGLLGANLACPDGRWVIRRILPGDSSDSKARSPLAGAGIREGAVLTHVDGRPVDPVTGPYPLLAGTGGTTVELTFSPAEGQGPPRRVAVVPLVDERPLRYQDWVAKRRAVVRELSGGRCGYLHIPDMGGSGWAQFNRDLRMEVSRPALIVDVRGNAGGHISELVIEKLTRTILGWDLTRNAQPVSYTSDAPRGPVVALADEATSSDGDMITAAFKLLKLGPVVGQRTWGGVVGMTGRHRLGDGTVITVPMNAAWFDAYGWSVENHGVTPDVESLRTPLDWAEGRHVEMDDAIELALELLAANPAAIPPDYRDVPDRSRPKLPPRR, from the coding sequence GTGAGCTATTTGCGCCTGCCGCACCTCAGCGGTGACCTGCTGTGCTTCGTGGCCGAGGACGACCTCTGGCTGGCGCCGCTCGACGGAGCGGGCCGCGCCTGGCGCCTCACGGTGGACCGCACGAAGGTCGGCCCACCCCGCTTCTCGCCCGACGGGCGGCACATCGCGTACACGAGCTGGCGCAGTCTGGTGCCCGAGATCCACCTGGTCGCGGTGGACGGCGGGCCCGCCCGCCAGCTGACCTACTGGGGCAGCACCGACACCCGCGTGTGCGGATGGGCACCGCCCGACGAACACGACCGGACCGACATCCTCGCCGTCGCCTCCCACGGCGAGCCGTTCTCCTACTTCACCTGGGCCTACAAGGTCGGCACCGACGGCTCCCCCGGCCGCAAGCTGCCCTGGGGGCCGGTCTCCGACCTCCAGGTCGCCGACGTGGACGGCGGCCACAAGACCCTGCTGCTGACCGGGACGCCGCCGCACGAACCGGCCTCCTGGAAGCGGTACCGGGGGGGTGCGACGGGCCGGCTGTGGCTGCACGGGCAGCGGCTGCTCGCCGATGTCGGCGGGCATCTGGCCTGCCCGATGTTCGTCGGTGGCCGCATCGCCTTCCTCTCCGACCACGAGGGCGTCGGCAACCTCTACTCCTGCGCCCCCGACGGCTCCGACCTGCGCCGGCACACGGACCACGACGCCTTCTACGCCCGGCACGCCTCCAGCGACGGCACGCGGGTGGTGTACCAGTGCGCGGGCGACCTGTGGATCGTGGACGACCTGTCCGCGGACTCGGTCCCGCGCCGGCTGGAGGTGCGGCCGAGCGGGCCGCAGGCGGGCCGCCGCCGTTACCAGGTGCCGGCCGCCCAGCACGTCGACGGCATCTCCGTCGACGAGACGGGCCGGGCCAGCGCGGTCGTCGTACGCGGCTCCCTGCACTGGCTGACCCACCGCGACGGCCCCGCCCGCACCCTCATCGACACGCCCGGCGTGCGCATCCGGCTGCCGGAGATGCTCGGCGAGACCGGCCAGGTCGCCTACGTCACCGACGCGGACGGCGAGGACGCCGTCGAGATCACCCACCTCCCCCGGGCCAGCGGCACCCGCCCGCTGCGCCGGCTCGCCTCCGGCCGCCTCGGCCGCGTCCTGGAGACGGCCTCCGACCCCGCCGGCGAACGCCTGGCCCTCGCCACCCACGACGGCCGACTGCTGCTGCTCGACATAAGCGACGCAGGCGACGCCAGCAACGTGAACGAGGGGGAGGCGTCGGAGGGGACGGAGGCGGTCGCGGGCGCCGCGCCGAACGGGGAGACCTCCGCCGGCCCGGATACCGCCGGAGGTCCCGAGGACGCCGGCGCGCCCGCCGCGACCGGCGCGCCGGAGGGTCCCGCCGCCATCGCCGCGGACACCGACGCGGCGGACGGACCGGCCGACTGCCTCACCGAACTGGTGCGGTCCGTGAACGGGCCCGTGCGGGACCTGGCGTTCTCGCCCGACGGGGCATGGCTGACCTGGTCGCATCCCGGGGTCGGGCGTTCGCTGCGGCAGATCAGGATGGCGCGGATCCAGGACCGGTTGATCGTCGACGTCACCAACGGCCGCTTCGAGGACGAGAACCCGGTGTTCACCCGGGACGGCCGGTATCTGGCCTTCCTGTCCTGGCGCGGCTTCGACCCGGTGTACGACGTGCACACCGGCGACCTGTCCTTCCCGCTCGGCTGCAAGCCGTACCTCGTTCCGCTGTCCTCCGCGACCCCGTCCCCCTTCGCGCTGAACCCCGAGGGACGGCCGGCGGCCGGCGGTCTGGACCCCGTCGAGGACGAGGAGACCGGCGAGTCCGGCGCGGTGACCGTGGAGGTCGAGGGCCTGGCGAACCGGGTCACCCCGTTCCCGGTCATCGCCTCCAAGTACTCGGCGCTGCACCCGGTCGCCGGCGGCGGCCTGGTCTGGCTGCGCTGGCCGATCTCCGGCGCCCTGGGCGAGACGTTCGTCAACCCGGACGACACCACCGGCCGGCCGACGCTGGAGCACTTCAACATCAGCAAGGCCAAGAAGTACGAACTCGTCGGCCACCTGGACTGGTTCGCGGTGAGCGGCGACGGCACCCGGCTGGTCGTCGTCGACGAGGGCGACCTGCGCGCGGTGCCGTCCACGGAGATCGGCGACAGCGACACGACGACCTGGATCGATCTGCGCCGGATCCTGCACGTGGTCGACCCGGCCGCCGAGTGGCGCCAGTCGTACGAGGAGGCGGGCCGGCTGATCCGCGCCTACTTCTGGGAGCCGGACATGTGCGGCATCGACTGGGACGCGGTGCTCGCGCAGTACCGCCCGCTGGTCGAACGCGTCGCGTCCCCGGACGAGTTCGCCGACCTGCTGCGCGAGGTCCTCGGCGAACTGGGCACCTCCCACGCCTACGTCTCCCCCGCCCGCCGCAACGAGGGCCCCGCGCACTACCAGCGCCTTCAGGGACTGCTCGGCGCCAACCTGGCGTGCCCTGACGGCCGTTGGGTCATCCGGCGGATCCTGCCCGGCGACTCCTCCGACTCCAAGGCCCGCTCCCCGCTGGCCGGCGCGGGCATCCGCGAGGGCGCGGTGCTCACCCACGTCGACGGGCGCCCGGTGGATCCGGTGACGGGCCCCTACCCGCTGCTCGCGGGGACGGGCGGTACGACGGTGGAGCTGACGTTCTCCCCCGCGGAGGGGCAAGGACCGCCGCGCCGGGTCGCCGTCGTGCCGCTGGTCGACGAGCGCCCGCTGCGCTACCAGGACTGGGTCGCCAAACGCCGGGCCGTGGTACGGGAGTTGAGCGGCGGCCGCTGCGGCTACCTGCACATCCCCGACATGGGTGGCTCCGGCTGGGCGCAGTTCAACCGGGACCTGCGCATGGAGGTGTCCCGGCCCGCGCTGATCGTCGACGTCCGCGGCAACGCGGGCGGTCACATCAGCGAGTTGGTCATCGAGAAGCTGACCCGCACCATCCTCGGCTGGGACCTGACCCGCAACGCCCAGCCGGTGTCGTACACCTCCGACGCGCCCCGCGGGCCCGTCGTGGCCCTCGCCGACGAGGCGACCTCGTCCGACGGCGACATGATCACGGCCGCCTTCAAACTGCTCAAGCTGGGGCCCGTGGTCGGCCAGCGCACCTGGGGCGGGGTGGTCGGCATGACCGGCCGGCACCGCCTCGGCGACGGCACGGTGATCACGGTGCCGATGAACGCGGCCTGGTTCGACGCCTACGGCTGGTCCGTCGAGAACCACGGCGTCACCCCCGACGTGGAGAGCCTGCGCACTCCCCTGGACTGGGCCGAGGGCCGCCATGTCGAGATGGACGACGCGATCGAACTGGCCCTGGAACTCCTGGCCGCCAACCCGGCGGCGATTCCGCCGGACTACCGCGACGTACCCGACCGTTCGCGACCGAAGCTGCCTCCGCGCCGCTGA
- a CDS encoding TetR/AcrR family transcriptional regulator, translating into MAEVATGRRSRLTPEREAELYAAVLDLLREVGYDSLTMDAVAARTRSSKATLYRQWGGKAELVVGAMRHGKPVRLDAIDTGTLRTDLHALVTREDDCVMEQNSALMRALAMAMHTNPDLRQAFREQLIEPEMAEFRALLQRAVDRGEIRADCPALDFVVHMLAGGFVVRTLIEAQPPTQAFLHSYIDAVVLPALGVRTS; encoded by the coding sequence ATGGCCGAGGTCGCGACCGGGCGCCGCAGCCGCCTCACGCCCGAGCGTGAGGCGGAGCTGTACGCCGCGGTGCTCGACCTGCTCCGCGAGGTCGGCTACGACTCCCTCACCATGGACGCCGTCGCCGCCCGCACCCGCTCCAGCAAGGCCACCCTCTACCGTCAGTGGGGCGGGAAGGCCGAGCTCGTCGTGGGGGCCATGCGGCACGGCAAGCCGGTACGGCTCGACGCGATCGACACCGGAACGCTCCGTACCGACCTGCACGCCCTCGTCACCCGCGAGGACGACTGCGTCATGGAGCAGAACTCCGCCCTGATGCGGGCCCTGGCCATGGCGATGCACACCAACCCGGACCTCAGACAGGCCTTCCGGGAGCAGCTCATCGAACCGGAGATGGCCGAGTTCCGCGCACTGCTGCAACGCGCCGTCGACCGGGGCGAGATCCGGGCGGACTGCCCGGCGCTGGACTTCGTGGTGCACATGCTGGCCGGCGGCTTCGTCGTCCGGACGCTCATCGAGGCCCAGCCGCCGACCCAGGCCTTCCTGCATTCGTACATCGACGCCGTGGTGCTCCCCGCCCTCGGCGTACGGACCTCCTGA
- a CDS encoding MMPL family transporter encodes MATFLYRLGRLAFRRRHFVALIWLALLTLAGVGAVSAPAAGNTSFSIPGTEAQKAFDLLEQRFPGASADGATARVVFKAPSGEKMTDAGNKATVEKTVEDLSRGSEVASVADPYTGRAVSRDGTIAYASVRYKVSGMELEDASRTALNEAAQHARDAGLTVEIGGDALQTAPQTGASEVIGIAVAAVVLVITFGSLLAAGLPLLTALVGVGIGVSTITALAHTLDLGSTTSILATMIGLAVGIDYALFIVSRYRAELAEGREREEAAGRAVGTAGSAVVFAGLTVVIALVGLSVVNIPMLTKMGLAAAGTVVIAVLIALTMIPALLGYAGRKVKPAGASSGLLRRGRPARQPDRPNMGTRWASFVVRRPVAVLLLGVLGLGAAAIPAASLELGLPDDGSQPVSTTQRRAYDLLSEGFGPGFNGPLMVVVDAKDSTDPKASFTKVTDEIRGLKNVVTVTEAQPNEAGDTATVTVVPDSKPSSTATEDLVHAIRGAGGDIEAKTDAKVLVTGSTAMNIDVSQKLNDALLPYLALVVGLAFLLLIVVFRSVLVPLKAALGFLLSVLAALGAVVAVFQWGWLSGLMNVEETGPVMSMMPIFMVGVVFGLAMDYEVFLVTRMREAYVHGEKPGQAVVTGFRHGARVVTAAAVIMIAVFSGFIGSSESMVKMIGFGLAIAVFFDAFIVRMAIVPAVLALLGRRAWWLPGWLERALPDVDVEGTALRTEQPRHADPDERRELVQV; translated from the coding sequence GTGGCCACGTTCCTCTACAGACTCGGCCGCCTCGCCTTCCGGCGACGGCACTTCGTCGCCCTGATCTGGCTGGCACTGCTGACCCTGGCGGGCGTCGGCGCCGTCTCCGCGCCGGCGGCCGGAAACACCTCCTTCTCCATCCCGGGCACCGAGGCGCAGAAGGCCTTCGACCTGCTGGAACAGCGCTTCCCGGGGGCGAGCGCCGACGGGGCCACCGCCCGCGTGGTGTTCAAGGCGCCGAGCGGCGAGAAGATGACGGACGCCGGGAACAAGGCGACCGTCGAGAAGACGGTCGAGGACCTGTCCCGCGGCTCCGAGGTCGCCTCCGTCGCCGACCCCTACACCGGAAGGGCCGTCAGCCGGGACGGCACGATCGCCTACGCGTCGGTGCGGTACAAGGTCTCCGGCATGGAGCTGGAGGACGCCTCCCGCACCGCCCTGAACGAGGCCGCGCAGCACGCGCGGGACGCCGGGCTGACCGTGGAGATCGGCGGCGACGCCCTCCAGACCGCGCCGCAGACCGGCGCGAGCGAGGTCATCGGCATCGCGGTCGCGGCCGTCGTGCTCGTCATCACCTTCGGCTCGCTCCTCGCGGCCGGACTGCCGCTGCTGACCGCGCTCGTCGGCGTCGGCATCGGCGTCTCGACGATCACCGCCCTCGCCCACACCCTGGACCTGGGCTCCACGACCTCCATCCTGGCCACGATGATCGGCCTCGCGGTCGGCATCGACTACGCCCTGTTCATCGTCTCCCGCTACCGGGCCGAACTCGCCGAGGGCCGCGAGCGCGAGGAGGCGGCCGGACGGGCCGTCGGCACGGCGGGCTCCGCGGTGGTCTTCGCCGGGCTGACGGTCGTGATCGCCCTGGTGGGCCTGTCCGTGGTCAACATCCCGATGCTGACGAAGATGGGCCTGGCGGCGGCCGGCACGGTCGTCATCGCCGTCCTCATCGCGCTGACGATGATCCCGGCCCTGCTGGGCTACGCGGGCCGCAAGGTCAAGCCGGCCGGCGCGTCGAGCGGGCTGCTCCGCCGCGGGCGCCCCGCGCGGCAGCCGGACCGGCCCAACATGGGCACCCGCTGGGCGAGCTTCGTCGTCCGCCGCCCGGTCGCCGTGCTGCTGCTCGGCGTGCTCGGCCTGGGCGCCGCCGCGATCCCGGCCGCCTCCCTCGAACTGGGCCTGCCGGACGACGGCTCCCAGCCCGTCTCCACCACCCAGCGCCGCGCCTACGACCTGCTCTCGGAGGGCTTCGGACCCGGCTTCAACGGCCCGCTGATGGTCGTGGTCGACGCCAAGGACAGCACCGACCCCAAGGCGTCCTTCACCAAGGTCACGGACGAGATCAGGGGCCTCAAGAACGTCGTGACGGTGACGGAGGCGCAGCCCAACGAGGCCGGCGACACCGCGACCGTGACCGTCGTCCCCGACTCGAAGCCGTCCTCCACCGCCACCGAGGACCTGGTGCACGCCATCCGCGGCGCGGGCGGCGACATCGAGGCGAAGACCGATGCGAAAGTCCTGGTCACCGGGTCCACGGCGATGAACATCGACGTCTCGCAGAAGCTCAACGACGCGCTGCTGCCGTATCTGGCGCTGGTGGTCGGCCTGGCCTTCCTGCTGCTGATCGTGGTCTTCCGCTCGGTCCTGGTCCCGCTCAAGGCGGCACTCGGCTTCCTGCTGTCGGTGCTGGCGGCGCTCGGCGCGGTGGTCGCGGTCTTCCAGTGGGGCTGGCTGTCGGGCCTGATGAACGTGGAGGAGACCGGCCCGGTGATGTCGATGATGCCGATCTTCATGGTGGGCGTCGTCTTCGGGCTCGCGATGGACTACGAGGTCTTCCTCGTCACCCGGATGCGCGAGGCGTACGTCCACGGGGAGAAGCCGGGCCAGGCCGTGGTGACCGGGTTCCGGCACGGCGCACGGGTGGTGACGGCCGCCGCGGTCATCATGATCGCCGTCTTCTCCGGCTTCATCGGCTCCAGCGAGTCGATGGTCAAGATGATCGGCTTCGGGCTGGCGATCGCGGTGTTCTTCGACGCGTTCATCGTGCGCATGGCGATCGTGCCGGCCGTCCTGGCCCTGCTGGGCCGGCGGGCCTGGTGGCTGCCCGGCTGGCTGGAGCGCGCCCTGCCCGACGTGGACGTGGAGGGCACGGCCCTGCGCACCGAGCAGCCGCGGCACGCCGACCCGGACGAGCGGCGGGAACTCGTACAGGTGTGA
- a CDS encoding YbaK/EbsC family protein: MTTTSESGAHPRFADALRELGLDELIPEVRRFPEATRTAAEAAAAVGCELSQICKSLIFVAWGSPLLERSRELGGGEPVLVLMDGASRVDVERVREELGAEKVTRAKADVVREATGYAIGGVPPFGHRTRTRVLADRSLLDHDVIWAAAGTPYTVFPMAPGALVAQAGGVLVDVRERTS; encoded by the coding sequence ATGACGACGACATCCGAGTCAGGAGCCCACCCACGTTTCGCCGACGCCCTGCGCGAGCTGGGGCTCGACGAGCTGATCCCCGAGGTCCGCAGGTTTCCCGAGGCGACCAGGACCGCCGCCGAGGCCGCGGCGGCCGTCGGCTGCGAGCTGAGCCAGATCTGCAAGTCGCTGATCTTCGTGGCCTGGGGGTCCCCCCTGCTCGAGCGCAGTCGAGAGCTTGGGGGAGGCGAACCGGTGCTGGTGCTCATGGACGGTGCCTCGCGGGTGGACGTCGAGCGTGTCCGGGAGGAACTCGGCGCCGAGAAGGTCACGCGGGCCAAGGCGGACGTCGTGCGCGAGGCGACCGGGTACGCCATCGGCGGCGTACCGCCCTTCGGGCACCGGACCCGGACCCGCGTGCTCGCCGACCGGTCGCTGCTGGACCACGACGTCATCTGGGCGGCCGCCGGAACCCCGTACACCGTCTTCCCCATGGCACCCGGGGCGCTGGTCGCCCAGGCCGGGGGCGTCCTCGTGGACGTGCGCGAGCGCACCTCGTGA
- a CDS encoding DMT family transporter has translation MTPAVTAAVLLAAVTHASWNAIAHKITDKLTGFTLIAGGGLLIGLAMAPFAALPARGAWPYLLFSAAIHVVYYALLMKSFRLGDFGQAYPIARGTAPLVVTVLAAVFAHEVPDGWAAAGIAVSCAGLTGVALWGLRGRRPDWAAIGAALATGLAIAAYTVLDGLGVRASGSSLGYIAWLMAIQGVVIPAYAVWHWRGRTVAQLRPYAGVGLLGAALSVAAYALVLWAQTKAELAPIAALRESSIIVGAAIGAVFFKERFGAPRIAAAGLLVVGIGLMLHTG, from the coding sequence GTGACGCCGGCGGTCACCGCGGCCGTCCTGCTCGCCGCGGTCACGCACGCCAGCTGGAACGCGATCGCCCACAAGATCACCGACAAACTGACCGGGTTCACCCTCATCGCGGGCGGCGGCCTGCTGATCGGGCTGGCCATGGCGCCGTTCGCCGCGCTCCCGGCCCGCGGCGCGTGGCCGTACCTGCTCTTCTCGGCCGCGATCCACGTCGTGTACTACGCCCTGCTGATGAAGTCCTTCCGGCTGGGCGACTTCGGGCAGGCCTATCCGATCGCGCGCGGCACCGCCCCGCTCGTCGTCACGGTGCTCGCCGCCGTCTTCGCCCACGAGGTGCCCGACGGCTGGGCGGCCGCGGGCATCGCCGTGTCCTGTGCCGGCCTGACCGGTGTCGCCCTGTGGGGCCTGCGCGGACGCCGGCCCGACTGGGCCGCGATCGGCGCCGCCCTGGCGACCGGACTGGCCATCGCGGCGTACACGGTCCTCGACGGGCTCGGGGTGCGGGCCTCCGGGTCGTCCCTCGGGTACATCGCCTGGCTGATGGCGATCCAGGGCGTGGTGATCCCGGCGTACGCGGTGTGGCACTGGCGCGGGCGCACGGTCGCCCAGCTGCGGCCGTACGCCGGGGTGGGGCTGCTCGGGGCGGCGCTGTCCGTGGCGGCGTACGCGCTGGTGCTGTGGGCGCAGACGAAGGCGGAACTCGCGCCGATCGCCGCGCTGCGGGAGTCGTCGATCATCGTGGGCGCCGCGATCGGCGCCGTGTTCTTCAAGGAGCGTTTCGGGGCGCCGCGCATCGCGGCCGCCGGGCTGCTGGTCGTCGGCATCGGGCTGATGCTGCACACCGGCTAG
- a CDS encoding DUF1876 domain-containing protein: MMKTVVGWHIELEFQEDGQHTRAAALVRLPDGSEVRAHGRASRHHTDSDQPRVGEEIAGARALNELAMLLLTKAHGEIDQASGRTSQPIHV, encoded by the coding sequence ATGATGAAGACCGTTGTGGGATGGCACATCGAGCTGGAGTTCCAGGAGGACGGGCAGCACACCCGGGCGGCGGCGCTCGTCCGCTTGCCCGACGGCAGCGAGGTCCGGGCCCACGGCAGGGCCAGCCGCCATCACACCGACTCCGATCAGCCGCGGGTCGGCGAGGAGATCGCCGGCGCGAGGGCCCTGAACGAACTCGCCATGTTGCTCCTGACCAAGGCACACGGCGAGATCGACCAGGCGTCGGGCCGCACGTCGCAGCCCATCCACGTCTGA
- a CDS encoding serine hydrolase domain-containing protein — MDVHGAVAEGFEQVGEAFAANFALRGERGAAVAVYRDGHRVVDLWAGTRDVDGTADSAPWERGTAQIVRSATKGVAAAVLLLLHQRGELDLDAPVGAYWPEFKAAGKERTRVRDLLAHRAGVPVLDRPLTPEQAADPVLGAEAVAAQAPVWEPGTDHGYHAQTYSWLTGELVRRVTGRTIGEWIAREVAGPVGADLWVGLPAGEAGRVGLVGQVEPPRSAAGLRTRPKRSVAEAYADPESLTRRAFAAITPLPDENDPAYRAAVLPASNGIATADGLARFYAALIGEVDGGIRLFTPQTTELARTEHSAGPDRVLVAPTRFGLGHMLHSPASPLLGPGSFGHPGRGGALAFADPDSAIAFAYVTNGFHPNVTADPRAQALVHALRTSLT, encoded by the coding sequence GTGGACGTGCACGGCGCAGTGGCCGAGGGCTTCGAGCAGGTCGGGGAGGCGTTCGCGGCGAACTTCGCGCTCCGGGGCGAGCGGGGCGCGGCGGTGGCCGTGTACCGGGACGGGCACCGGGTCGTGGACCTGTGGGCGGGGACGCGGGACGTCGACGGTACGGCGGACTCGGCGCCCTGGGAGCGGGGCACCGCGCAGATCGTGCGCTCGGCGACCAAGGGTGTCGCCGCCGCCGTACTCCTGCTGCTGCACCAGCGCGGGGAGCTGGACCTGGACGCGCCGGTGGGAGCGTACTGGCCCGAGTTCAAGGCGGCGGGCAAGGAGCGGACCCGGGTCCGCGACCTGCTCGCCCACCGTGCGGGCGTCCCCGTCCTCGACCGGCCGCTGACACCGGAGCAGGCCGCCGATCCGGTGCTGGGCGCCGAGGCCGTCGCCGCGCAGGCGCCGGTCTGGGAGCCGGGCACGGACCACGGCTACCACGCGCAGACGTACAGCTGGCTGACCGGCGAGCTGGTGCGGCGGGTCACGGGCCGGACGATCGGCGAGTGGATCGCGCGCGAGGTGGCCGGCCCGGTGGGGGCCGACCTGTGGGTGGGGCTGCCGGCGGGCGAGGCCGGGCGCGTGGGCCTGGTGGGCCAGGTGGAGCCGCCGCGTTCCGCGGCGGGTCTGCGCACCCGCCCCAAGCGGTCCGTGGCCGAGGCGTACGCCGACCCGGAGTCGCTGACCCGGCGGGCGTTCGCGGCGATCACCCCGCTGCCGGACGAGAACGACCCCGCCTACCGCGCGGCGGTCCTGCCCGCGTCCAACGGCATCGCCACGGCCGACGGTCTGGCCCGCTTCTACGCGGCGCTGATCGGCGAGGTGGACGGCGGGATCCGTCTGTTCACCCCGCAGACCACGGAGCTGGCCCGCACGGAGCACTCCGCCGGGCCCGACCGCGTGCTGGTGGCCCCCACACGCTTCGGCCTCGGCCACATGCTGCACAGCCCGGCGTCCCCGCTGCTCGGCCCCGGCTCCTTCGGCCACCCCGGCCGCGGCGGCGCCCTGGCCTTCGCCGACCCGGACTCGGCCATCGCCTTCGCCTACGTCACCAACGGCTTCCACCCCAATGTGACGGCGGACCCCAGGGCCCAGGCCCTGGTCCACGCGCTGCGCACGTCCCTGACGTAG
- a CDS encoding energy-coupling factor ABC transporter ATP-binding protein yields MGPVTASLEVSGLAFAYPDGHQALFGVDFGIGRGERVALLGPNGAGKTTLVLHLNGILSGGTGTVRVAGLPVGRKHMAEIRQRVGIVFQDPDDQLFMPTVREDVAFGPAAAGLKGPELEARVITALDRVGMGDFADRPPHHLSFGQRRRVAVATVLAMEPEILVLDEPSSNLDPASRRELADILRSLDVTVLMVTHDLPYALELCPRSLVLSDGVIVADGPTGELLADDALMRAHRLELPFGFDPRSVTTGA; encoded by the coding sequence ATGGGTCCTGTGACAGCTTCTCTGGAGGTCTCCGGCCTCGCCTTCGCCTACCCCGACGGCCACCAGGCCCTGTTCGGTGTCGACTTCGGCATCGGACGCGGCGAGCGGGTCGCCCTGCTCGGCCCCAACGGCGCCGGGAAGACCACCCTCGTGCTGCATCTGAACGGCATCCTGAGCGGGGGCACCGGGACGGTGCGGGTCGCCGGGCTGCCGGTCGGCAGGAAGCACATGGCCGAGATCCGGCAGAGGGTCGGCATCGTCTTCCAGGACCCGGACGACCAGTTGTTCATGCCGACCGTGCGGGAGGACGTGGCCTTCGGGCCCGCTGCGGCCGGGCTCAAGGGGCCGGAGCTGGAGGCGCGGGTCATCACGGCCCTGGATCGGGTCGGCATGGGGGACTTCGCCGACCGCCCGCCGCACCACCTCTCCTTCGGCCAGCGCCGCCGGGTCGCGGTGGCGACCGTCCTCGCCATGGAGCCGGAGATCCTGGTCCTGGACGAGCCCTCGTCCAACCTGGACCCCGCCTCGCGCCGTGAACTGGCCGACATCCTGCGATCGTTGGACGTCACAGTGCTCATGGTCACCCACGACCTGCCGTACGCGCTGGAGTTGTGCCCGCGCTCGCTCGTCCTGAGCGACGGCGTGATCGTGGCGGACGGACCGACCGGCGAACTGCTCGCCGACGACGCGCTGATGCGCGCCCACCGCCTGGAGCTGCCCTTCGGCTTCGACCCGCGGTCCGTGACGACGGGCGCCTGA
- the cbiQ gene encoding cobalt ECF transporter T component CbiQ: MGAGHAHRLYRHGHSPVHALPPHTKLAASFAFVVVVVSTPREAMWAFAVYAVLLAVVASVARVPAGFLLKRLLIEVPFVAFAVLMPFVAQGERVDVLGMSLSVNGLRGAWNVLAKGTLGVAASVLLASTTELRELLLGLQRLKLPPLLVQIASFMIRYGDVITDEMRRMRIARESRGFEARGLRHWGVLAKSAGALFIRSYERGERVHLAMVSRGYAGSMPVIDEVTASRAQWSYALALPCAALAVCLLGWVL, translated from the coding sequence ATGGGGGCGGGTCACGCGCACCGGCTGTACCGGCACGGGCACTCCCCCGTGCACGCGCTGCCGCCGCACACCAAACTGGCCGCGTCCTTCGCCTTCGTCGTGGTCGTGGTGTCGACCCCGCGGGAGGCGATGTGGGCGTTCGCCGTGTACGCCGTCCTGCTCGCCGTCGTCGCCTCCGTGGCCCGCGTGCCCGCCGGCTTCCTGCTCAAGCGGCTGCTGATCGAGGTCCCGTTCGTCGCGTTCGCGGTGCTCATGCCGTTCGTGGCCCAGGGCGAGCGGGTGGACGTCCTCGGGATGTCGCTGAGCGTGAACGGGCTGCGGGGCGCCTGGAACGTACTCGCCAAGGGCACCCTCGGCGTCGCCGCGTCCGTGCTGCTGGCGAGCACGACGGAGCTGCGCGAACTGCTGCTGGGCCTGCAACGCCTGAAGCTGCCGCCGCTGCTGGTGCAGATCGCGTCCTTCATGATCCGTTACGGCGACGTCATCACCGACGAGATGCGGCGGATGCGGATCGCCCGCGAGTCACGCGGGTTCGAGGCGCGCGGGCTCCGGCACTGGGGCGTGCTCGCCAAGTCCGCGGGCGCGCTGTTCATCCGCTCCTACGAGCGCGGGGAGCGGGTGCACCTGGCCATGGTGAGCCGGGGCTACGCCGGTTCGATGCCGGTCATCGACGAGGTGACCGCGTCCCGGGCGCAGTGGTCGTACGCCCTGGCCCTCCCCTGTGCCGCGCTCGCCGTCTGTCTGCTGGGATGGGTCCTGTGA